From the Rhinatrema bivittatum chromosome 3, aRhiBiv1.1, whole genome shotgun sequence genome, one window contains:
- the LOC115087347 gene encoding zinc finger protein 583-like isoform X3 produces the protein MSVLVSNPASVTFSDVAAYFWEVEWDILGEWQKELYRTIIKEIHGILVSRGYSILNPDVIFKIKKEDEKYFTQRCEWEGKENRNDPSMSLPIVTSVFSLSVKQEEDLPFLDPPESETNGEIHPPVTSSPNVKPDILIRFKQERSSAEPQGSEERENLTIPGTCEELHEAGSQGYNPDPRIEILKIEELHINSQLEVEEEDTDTKMDAEFRNSEKMRMWNGQQIEEWKLRAPARQSPDPSAVCERGINRVKTARLQENDQKGERPNICIEQERNSNHCPNVLLTQRFCEGSRPFKNADTWEDFSTNVHSNEHQEKIECWNKFTDRSTYIQQYHRKEKNFSGTEEICSEPQCPSNAS, from the exons ATGTCTGTCCTGGTTTCTAATCCG GCATCGGTCACATTCAGCGATGTCGCTGCTTATTTCTGGGAAGTGGAATGGGACattctgggagaatggcagaaggagctgtacagGACAATCATCAAGGAGATTCATGGCATCCTTGTGTCACGGG GTTACTCAATTCTTAATCCTGATGTAATATTCAAGATTAAAaaggaagatgagaaatatttCACTCAACGCTGTGAGTGGGAGGGAAAAGAAAACAGGAATGACCCCTCCATGA GTCTTCCGATTGTAACATCTGTGTTCTCACTGAGCGTTAAACAAGAGGAAGATCTGCCCTTCCTGGATCCTCCTGAATCAGAGACAAATGGAGAAATTCACCCTCCTGTAACAA GCTCCCCCAATGTCAAACCTGACATTTTAATCCGATTTAAGCAAGAAAGATCCAGTGCTGAGCCCCAAGGATCTGAGGAAAGAGAAAACCTGACTATCCCAGGCACGTGTGAGGAACTGCATGAAGCAG GCAGCCAAGGTTACAATCCTGACCCCAGAATAGAGATCCTGAAAATAGAAGAACTTCATATCAACAGCCAGCTGGAGGTAGAAGAGGAGGATACTGATACCAAGATGG ATGCTGAATTCAGGAACAGTGAGAAAATGAGAATGTGGAATGGACAGCAGATTGAGGAATGGAAACTTAGAGCCCCTGCCAGACAGAGCCCAGATCCTTCAGCTGTCTGTGAAAGAGGTATCAATAGAGTAAAGACAGCGAGGTTACAAGAAAATGACCAAAAAGGAGAGCGACCAAACATATGTATTGAACAAGAGAGAAATTCCAACCACTGCCCAAATGTTCTACTAACTCAGAGATTCTGTGAAGGTTCGAGACCATTTAAAAATGCTGATACTTGGGAAGACTTCTCCACAAATGTACATTCTAATGAGCATCAAGAAAAGATTGAATGTTGGAACAAGTTCACTGACCGGTCAACATATATCCAACAATATCATAGAAAAGAGAAAAACTTTTCAGGTACTGAAG AAATTTGCAGCGAGCCCCAGTGCCCCAGCAATGCCAGTTAA
- the LOC115087347 gene encoding zinc finger protein 3-like isoform X1, translated as MSVLVSNPASVTFSDVAAYFWEVEWDILGEWQKELYRTIIKEIHGILVSRGYSILNPDVIFKIKKEDEKYFTQRCEWEGKENRNDPSMSLPIVTSVFSLSVKQEEDLPFLDPPESETNGEIHPPVTSSPNVKPDILIRFKQERSSAEPQGSEERENLTIPGTCEELHEAGSQGYNPDPRIEILKIEELHINSQLEVEEEDTDTKMDAEFRNSEKMRMWNGQQIEEWKLRAPARQSPDPSAVCERGINRVKTARLQENDQKGERPNICIEQERNSNHCPNVLLTQRFCEGSRPFKNADTWEDFSTNVHSNEHQEKIECWNKFTDRSTYIQQYHRKEKNFSGTEGEKNTSKKTKLIAHRKVHRQKKTLRCTQCEKCFACRGELERHARIHSEGRTFQCTECEEKFTRKLNLSEQNKIHKQDEPCKSSECVKYLTYKSQLRIHQKFHKGQKPFTCSECDKSFSQKSDLKKHKMIHTGEKPFKCSECDKSFSEKHNMRRHEMTHTGEKPFKCLQCDKSFSQKCDLKKHERIHTGEKPFKCFECDKCFSQKGHLRRHEMTHMRDKPFKCSECDKTFSQKSVLRKHEMIHFGEKAFKCSEDDKNFSKESVLKKQEMIHTGENEIVPNIPWLMSEVHSCQGIYKTSPERNCLNALNVINVSVLIPNCDSIK; from the exons ATGTCTGTCCTGGTTTCTAATCCG GCATCGGTCACATTCAGCGATGTCGCTGCTTATTTCTGGGAAGTGGAATGGGACattctgggagaatggcagaaggagctgtacagGACAATCATCAAGGAGATTCATGGCATCCTTGTGTCACGGG GTTACTCAATTCTTAATCCTGATGTAATATTCAAGATTAAAaaggaagatgagaaatatttCACTCAACGCTGTGAGTGGGAGGGAAAAGAAAACAGGAATGACCCCTCCATGA GTCTTCCGATTGTAACATCTGTGTTCTCACTGAGCGTTAAACAAGAGGAAGATCTGCCCTTCCTGGATCCTCCTGAATCAGAGACAAATGGAGAAATTCACCCTCCTGTAACAA GCTCCCCCAATGTCAAACCTGACATTTTAATCCGATTTAAGCAAGAAAGATCCAGTGCTGAGCCCCAAGGATCTGAGGAAAGAGAAAACCTGACTATCCCAGGCACGTGTGAGGAACTGCATGAAGCAG GCAGCCAAGGTTACAATCCTGACCCCAGAATAGAGATCCTGAAAATAGAAGAACTTCATATCAACAGCCAGCTGGAGGTAGAAGAGGAGGATACTGATACCAAGATGG ATGCTGAATTCAGGAACAGTGAGAAAATGAGAATGTGGAATGGACAGCAGATTGAGGAATGGAAACTTAGAGCCCCTGCCAGACAGAGCCCAGATCCTTCAGCTGTCTGTGAAAGAGGTATCAATAGAGTAAAGACAGCGAGGTTACAAGAAAATGACCAAAAAGGAGAGCGACCAAACATATGTATTGAACAAGAGAGAAATTCCAACCACTGCCCAAATGTTCTACTAACTCAGAGATTCTGTGAAGGTTCGAGACCATTTAAAAATGCTGATACTTGGGAAGACTTCTCCACAAATGTACATTCTAATGAGCATCAAGAAAAGATTGAATGTTGGAACAAGTTCACTGACCGGTCAACATATATCCAACAATATCATAGAAAAGAGAAAAACTTTTCAGGTACTGAAGGTGAGAAAAACacctctaagaaaactaaactaATAGCACATAGGAAAGTTCACAGACAGAAGAAAACATTAAGATGTACTCagtgtgaaaaatgttttgcctgtAGAGGTGAACTGGAAAGGCATGCAAGAATTCACTCAGAGGGAAGAACATTTCAATGTACTGAATGTGAGGAAAAGTTTACTAGGAAGTTAAACCTCtcagaacaaaacaaaattcacaaaCAAGATGAACCTTGTAAATCTTCTGAATGTGTAAAATATTTAACATACAAATCACAGCTTAGAATTCATCAGAAATTTCACAAAGGACAGaaaccttttacatgttctgaatgtgataaaagctttagcCAAAAATCGGatctaaaaaaacataaaatgattcacacaggagagaaaccatttaagtgttctgaatgtgataaaagtttcagtGAGAAACACAATATGCGACGGCATGAAATGACACACAcgggagaaaaaccatttaaatgtttacaatgtgataaaagctttagtCAAAAATGTGATCTAAAAaaacatgaaagaatccacactggagaaaaaccattcaAATGCTTTGAATGTGATAAGTGCTTCAGTCAGAAAGGCCACCTGCGACGGCATGAAATGACACATATGCGTgataaaccatttaaatgttctgaatgtgataaaacctTTAGTCAAAAATCTGTCCTAAGAAAACATGAAATGATCCACTTTGGAGAAAaagcatttaaatgttctgaagaTGATAAAAATTTTAGTAAAGAATCTGTCCTTAAAAAACAAGAGAtgatccacactggagagaatgagattgttcccaacataccctggcttatgagtgaggttcattcctgtcaaggtatatACAAAACCTCCCCAGAGAGAAACTGTTTAAATGCTCTGAATGTCATAAATGTTTCCGTACTAATTCCAAACTGTGACAGCATCAAATGA
- the LOC115087347 gene encoding zinc finger protein 583-like isoform X4 yields the protein MSVLVSNPASVTFSDVAAYFWEVEWDILGEWQKELYRTIIKEIHGILVSRGYSILNPDVIFKIKKEDEKYFTQRCEWEGKENRNDPSMSLPIVTSVFSLSVKQEEDLPFLDPPESETNGEIHPPVTSSPNVKPDILIRFKQERSSAEPQGSEERENLTIPGTCEELHEAGSQGYNPDPRIEILKIEELHINSQLEVEEEDTDTKMDAEFRNSEKMRMWNGQQIEEWKLRAPARQSPDPSAVCERGINRVKTARLQENDQKGERPNICIEQERNSNHCPNVLLTQRFCEGSRPFKNADTWEDFSTNVHSNEHQEKIECWNKFTDRSTYIQQYHRKEKNFSGTEGLTPD from the exons ATGTCTGTCCTGGTTTCTAATCCG GCATCGGTCACATTCAGCGATGTCGCTGCTTATTTCTGGGAAGTGGAATGGGACattctgggagaatggcagaaggagctgtacagGACAATCATCAAGGAGATTCATGGCATCCTTGTGTCACGGG GTTACTCAATTCTTAATCCTGATGTAATATTCAAGATTAAAaaggaagatgagaaatatttCACTCAACGCTGTGAGTGGGAGGGAAAAGAAAACAGGAATGACCCCTCCATGA GTCTTCCGATTGTAACATCTGTGTTCTCACTGAGCGTTAAACAAGAGGAAGATCTGCCCTTCCTGGATCCTCCTGAATCAGAGACAAATGGAGAAATTCACCCTCCTGTAACAA GCTCCCCCAATGTCAAACCTGACATTTTAATCCGATTTAAGCAAGAAAGATCCAGTGCTGAGCCCCAAGGATCTGAGGAAAGAGAAAACCTGACTATCCCAGGCACGTGTGAGGAACTGCATGAAGCAG GCAGCCAAGGTTACAATCCTGACCCCAGAATAGAGATCCTGAAAATAGAAGAACTTCATATCAACAGCCAGCTGGAGGTAGAAGAGGAGGATACTGATACCAAGATGG ATGCTGAATTCAGGAACAGTGAGAAAATGAGAATGTGGAATGGACAGCAGATTGAGGAATGGAAACTTAGAGCCCCTGCCAGACAGAGCCCAGATCCTTCAGCTGTCTGTGAAAGAGGTATCAATAGAGTAAAGACAGCGAGGTTACAAGAAAATGACCAAAAAGGAGAGCGACCAAACATATGTATTGAACAAGAGAGAAATTCCAACCACTGCCCAAATGTTCTACTAACTCAGAGATTCTGTGAAGGTTCGAGACCATTTAAAAATGCTGATACTTGGGAAGACTTCTCCACAAATGTACATTCTAATGAGCATCAAGAAAAGATTGAATGTTGGAACAAGTTCACTGACCGGTCAACATATATCCAACAATATCATAGAAAAGAGAAAAACTTTTCAGGTACTGAAG GCCTGACACCAGACTGA
- the LOC115087347 gene encoding gastrula zinc finger protein XlCGF26.1-like isoform X2: MSLPIVTSVFSLSVKQEEDLPFLDPPESETNGEIHPPVTSSPNVKPDILIRFKQERSSAEPQGSEERENLTIPGTCEELHEAGSQGYNPDPRIEILKIEELHINSQLEVEEEDTDTKMDAEFRNSEKMRMWNGQQIEEWKLRAPARQSPDPSAVCERGINRVKTARLQENDQKGERPNICIEQERNSNHCPNVLLTQRFCEGSRPFKNADTWEDFSTNVHSNEHQEKIECWNKFTDRSTYIQQYHRKEKNFSGTEGEKNTSKKTKLIAHRKVHRQKKTLRCTQCEKCFACRGELERHARIHSEGRTFQCTECEEKFTRKLNLSEQNKIHKQDEPCKSSECVKYLTYKSQLRIHQKFHKGQKPFTCSECDKSFSQKSDLKKHKMIHTGEKPFKCSECDKSFSEKHNMRRHEMTHTGEKPFKCLQCDKSFSQKCDLKKHERIHTGEKPFKCFECDKCFSQKGHLRRHEMTHMRDKPFKCSECDKTFSQKSVLRKHEMIHFGEKAFKCSEDDKNFSKESVLKKQEMIHTGENEIVPNIPWLMSEVHSCQGIYKTSPERNCLNALNVINVSVLIPNCDSIK; this comes from the exons ATGA GTCTTCCGATTGTAACATCTGTGTTCTCACTGAGCGTTAAACAAGAGGAAGATCTGCCCTTCCTGGATCCTCCTGAATCAGAGACAAATGGAGAAATTCACCCTCCTGTAACAA GCTCCCCCAATGTCAAACCTGACATTTTAATCCGATTTAAGCAAGAAAGATCCAGTGCTGAGCCCCAAGGATCTGAGGAAAGAGAAAACCTGACTATCCCAGGCACGTGTGAGGAACTGCATGAAGCAG GCAGCCAAGGTTACAATCCTGACCCCAGAATAGAGATCCTGAAAATAGAAGAACTTCATATCAACAGCCAGCTGGAGGTAGAAGAGGAGGATACTGATACCAAGATGG ATGCTGAATTCAGGAACAGTGAGAAAATGAGAATGTGGAATGGACAGCAGATTGAGGAATGGAAACTTAGAGCCCCTGCCAGACAGAGCCCAGATCCTTCAGCTGTCTGTGAAAGAGGTATCAATAGAGTAAAGACAGCGAGGTTACAAGAAAATGACCAAAAAGGAGAGCGACCAAACATATGTATTGAACAAGAGAGAAATTCCAACCACTGCCCAAATGTTCTACTAACTCAGAGATTCTGTGAAGGTTCGAGACCATTTAAAAATGCTGATACTTGGGAAGACTTCTCCACAAATGTACATTCTAATGAGCATCAAGAAAAGATTGAATGTTGGAACAAGTTCACTGACCGGTCAACATATATCCAACAATATCATAGAAAAGAGAAAAACTTTTCAGGTACTGAAGGTGAGAAAAACacctctaagaaaactaaactaATAGCACATAGGAAAGTTCACAGACAGAAGAAAACATTAAGATGTACTCagtgtgaaaaatgttttgcctgtAGAGGTGAACTGGAAAGGCATGCAAGAATTCACTCAGAGGGAAGAACATTTCAATGTACTGAATGTGAGGAAAAGTTTACTAGGAAGTTAAACCTCtcagaacaaaacaaaattcacaaaCAAGATGAACCTTGTAAATCTTCTGAATGTGTAAAATATTTAACATACAAATCACAGCTTAGAATTCATCAGAAATTTCACAAAGGACAGaaaccttttacatgttctgaatgtgataaaagctttagcCAAAAATCGGatctaaaaaaacataaaatgattcacacaggagagaaaccatttaagtgttctgaatgtgataaaagtttcagtGAGAAACACAATATGCGACGGCATGAAATGACACACAcgggagaaaaaccatttaaatgtttacaatgtgataaaagctttagtCAAAAATGTGATCTAAAAaaacatgaaagaatccacactggagaaaaaccattcaAATGCTTTGAATGTGATAAGTGCTTCAGTCAGAAAGGCCACCTGCGACGGCATGAAATGACACATATGCGTgataaaccatttaaatgttctgaatgtgataaaacctTTAGTCAAAAATCTGTCCTAAGAAAACATGAAATGATCCACTTTGGAGAAAaagcatttaaatgttctgaagaTGATAAAAATTTTAGTAAAGAATCTGTCCTTAAAAAACAAGAGAtgatccacactggagagaatgagattgttcccaacataccctggcttatgagtgaggttcattcctgtcaaggtatatACAAAACCTCCCCAGAGAGAAACTGTTTAAATGCTCTGAATGTCATAAATGTTTCCGTACTAATTCCAAACTGTGACAGCATCAAATGA